TTCGGCAGGAATCGACCCGATTCAGGCGGCCGCCGACCTGACGGAAGGCAGAGGCGTGGATGGGGTCTTGATCACGGCCAGCGCCCGGGACGATCAAATCGTCCATCAAAGCGCGCGGGCCTGCCGGAAGCGGGGAAGAATCGTTCTGGTCGGTGTTGTCGATCTTAATCTTCGCCGCAGTGATTTTTACGAAAAAGAGCTGTCTTTCCAGGTTTCCTGCTCATACGGACCGGGACGCTATGATCCCGCCTACGAACAGGGCGGCCACGATTACCCCTTCGGATTCGTGCGCTGGACCGAAGCCCGAAATTTTCACGCGGTATTGGAGGCCATGGCGGCCGGGCGTATCGTTCCCGGACGGCTGATTACCGACGCCTTTCCTCTGCACGAAGCCGGGCGGGCGTATCGAAAAATCTCGGAAGATTCCTCGGGGTTGGGTGTTCTGCTCACCTACGATGCCGGCGCAGAGTATTCGAATCGGGTTTCCTTCCCCGGCATTTCTCTCCCGGGAAAATCGACCAACGCCGAGGGAGTCGGGGTAATCGGCGCCGGGAACTTCGCCTTTTCGATACTTTTGCCTCACCTGGCCAAGTCCGGGGCCGTGCTACAGACGGTGGCCGACTTCAATCCATCCGCCGCCCGCCAAGCGGCTAATAAATTCGGATTCAGAAATGCCTGCACCGATTACCGCGACCTTCTGTCGGATTCGGGCGTCGGAACCGTCTTCATCCTTTCCGGTCATAGTTCTCATGCCCGGTTGGTTCTGGAAAGCCTGGAAGCGGGTAAAAACGTTTTTGTCGAAAAACCCCTGGCCATATCGAGAGGAGATCTCGACCGGATCGCCGAATTGATTGCGCGAAGAACGGGGGCGCGGGAGCGCCCGCTCCTCATGGTGGGCTTCAACCGCCGGTTCAGCCCTCACATAACCGTTATGACCGATCTCCTGCGAGGACGAACCGGTCCGCTCTGCCTGAATATGACCGTCAACGCCGGCTATATCCCCCGCGGCCATTGGACTCAGGATCCCATTCTGGGAGGCGGCAGGATCATCGGCGAGGGTTGTCATTTCATCGATCTTCTCGCCTTCCTGACGGGATCGCGGGTGGAAGCGGTTTCTTCGTTCCGGGTCGGACCGGGAACCGAATGCAGCGACGACAAGACCTCGATCCTTCTCAAATTCTCAGACGGATCGATCGGAACCGTCAATTATTTCGCCAACGGCGCCCGCAGCTATCCCAAAGAAACCCTGGAAGTTTTCGGGGAAGGCCGGATTCTGCGCATGGAAAACTTCCGGATTACGCGGGGTTGGGGTTTCCGGGGCTTTTCACGATTTCGTACCCGGCGTCAGGAAAAAGGGCACCGGGAGGAAATTTCAGCATTTTTAAACGCCGCTGCGAGCGGACAATCAGAACCGATAAGTTTCCCGGAACTCTACAATTCTTCGTTGGCCGCCATTATGGCCGTCGAGGCGGCCGACACGGAAGCGGTCAAAAGCCTCGAAGTGCCTGGCTTCAAAACCGATTAGCGGGCATTTTCTTCCAACAACCTGTTTTGTGCAAAGCCGCGCCGCATGCCCAGGTCGTGACAGCACGAGGTAACAAATCTAATCGGAGAAACAACCGGTTCGGCTATGCCTTTCCCGGGTTCATGCCGTCCACGTCATCCGGAGAAATGGTTGCCCGATGAGTTGTGGTGAAAAACTGACGAATTTCGCCGGGGCGGGAGGTATGGCCGCCGTCGGCGGTCTGTCGGTATTTTTCGGCGGAATCGAACTGGCCGTCATCGCCGCCGCCATGGCGGGAATAACTTTAACCGGGATACGCGGAGGGGCCATCGCCGTGGCGGCGGCAGCCGTGGCGGCGATGTATACGGCATGGTTTCGGGCTACCCTCCCCCGAACTCCACCTCAGCCGGCTCAGGCGCTTCCTCTCCCCTTCAAGATAACCGTAGCGGCGGCGGGCATGCTCTACGTCGCTTTATGGTGGCTGGCCTGGACCATCCCCGATTTCGGATGGGACGGACTACATTACCATAACCCCGTGATCCATTTCTGGGCAGTCGCCGGCAAAGTTCACTGGA
The sequence above is drawn from the bacterium genome and encodes:
- a CDS encoding bi-domain-containing oxidoreductase — protein: MKQLLQHLRTGEIEVAEVPSPIPGPGEVLIRNRCSLISAGTERMLVEFSQANLVSKARRQPEKVRQVLDKMKTDGVVPTLEAVFRKLDQPLPLGYCSAGEILEVGANVHDFKPGDRVASNGSHAEFVCVPRNLCARIPLGVSYEDASFTVLASIALQGVRLAQPTLGETFMVFGMGLLGLLSTQILTAHGCRVLAVDLRPDRLELARAFKAVPIDISAGIDPIQAAADLTEGRGVDGVLITASARDDQIVHQSARACRKRGRIVLVGVVDLNLRRSDFYEKELSFQVSCSYGPGRYDPAYEQGGHDYPFGFVRWTEARNFHAVLEAMAAGRIVPGRLITDAFPLHEAGRAYRKISEDSSGLGVLLTYDAGAEYSNRVSFPGISLPGKSTNAEGVGVIGAGNFAFSILLPHLAKSGAVLQTVADFNPSAARQAANKFGFRNACTDYRDLLSDSGVGTVFILSGHSSHARLVLESLEAGKNVFVEKPLAISRGDLDRIAELIARRTGARERPLLMVGFNRRFSPHITVMTDLLRGRTGPLCLNMTVNAGYIPRGHWTQDPILGGGRIIGEGCHFIDLLAFLTGSRVEAVSSFRVGPGTECSDDKTSILLKFSDGSIGTVNYFANGARSYPKETLEVFGEGRILRMENFRITRGWGFRGFSRFRTRRQEKGHREEISAFLNAAASGQSEPISFPELYNSSLAAIMAVEAADTEAVKSLEVPGFKTD